A window of Macrobrachium rosenbergii isolate ZJJX-2024 chromosome 15, ASM4041242v1, whole genome shotgun sequence contains these coding sequences:
- the LOC136846435 gene encoding uncharacterized protein: MKLLIFICALVAAEAEKLNELRGYTPPRPGSTDITLSSFTRSDDAGHHTSTAGATQHSAGQQPFAFSSAGAAQQPSAFSSVGAGQQPSAFSSVGVGRQPSAFSSVGVGQQPSAFPSGGVGQQPSAFSTTGVGRQPSAFGTGGLIGVHAHHSPTGTGQQQAFGQTSFGSSGVSGTFHSGTRHSGTTGHLRGSAPFVGKCRDGQVRHFDGRCVTPEISRKYLVYTEPEKQTRKIPTPVDVPLPKLEYNYVFIRTQEKEDDESDTIVVPPPQQKHVIYVLNKEAQSHEREVIQVPQPEQPDPEVYFVNYAEGETPTLPDGIDFHTALGSAIPAQSQVIDSSSGHGLSPGRDDLASAHFGTGITAVTGSHSSEERVDLDVRGVGFGGSGTDSQSTSGFGVDTLGTSTGSGHHDSSAETGSVQLATGFLGTSVQGSPAGVRSDTPSQIYGAP; this comes from the coding sequence AAAACTTAATGAACTTCGTGGCTACACCCCACCGAGACCTGGTTCGACGGATATAACATTGTCGTCCTTCACCAGGTCTGATGATGCAGGCCATCACACCTCAACAGCAGGAGCTACCCAGCATTCTGCTGGCCAACAGCCATTCGCCTTTTCTTCAGCAGGAGCTGCTCAGCAGCCCTCAGCCTTTTCTTCAGTAGGAGCTGGCCAACAGCCCTCAGCCTTTTCTTCAGTAGGAGTTGGTCGACAGCCCTCAGCCTTTTCTTCAGTAGGAGTTGGTCAGCAGCCCTCAGCCTTTCCTTCAGGAGGAGTTGGCCAACAGCCCTCAGCGTTTTCTACAACCGGAGTTGGTCGACAGCCCTCAGCCTTTGGGACTGGTGGACTAATCGGTGTTCATGCACACCATTCGCCCACTGGTACTGGCCAGCAGCAAGCTTTCGGACAGACAAGTTTTGGTTCTTCTGGAGTGTCTGGAACTTTCCATTCTGGTACCCGCCATTCAGGTACTACCGGGCACCTACGAGGATCCGCTCCATTCGTTGGAAAGTGCCGAGATGGACAAGTGCGTCACTTCGATGGCCGCTGTGTGACGCCAGAAATATCACGGAAATATCTGGTCTACACTGAGCCAGAAAAGCAAACAAGGAAAATCCCTACACCCGTGGACGTTCCTCTGCCTAAGCTCGAGTACAACTACGTCTTCATCCGCACGCAAGAAAAGGAGGATGACGAATCAGACACCATAGTCGTCCCACCACCCCAGCAGAAACATGTCATCTACGTATTGAACAAGGAGGCTCAGAGCCACGAACGCGAGGTGATTCAAGTACCACAACCCGAGCAACCAGATCCAGAGGTCTACTTCGTCAACTATGCTGAGGGCGAGACTCCAACGCTGCCTGATGGCATAGATTTCCACACTGCCTTGGGATCAGCCATTCCTGCGCAGAGTCAGGTCATCGACAGTAGCAGCGGGCACGGTTTATCTCCTGGAAGGGACGACTTGGCTAGTGCCCACTTCGGCACTGGAATCACAGCAGTGACTGGATCACATTCTAGCGAAGAGCGCGTCGATCTAGATGTCAGGGGAGTGGGTTTCGGTGGCTCAGGAACTGACAGCCAATCCACAAGTGGCTTCGGTGTTGATACTTTGGGAACGTCCACAGGAAGCGGTCACCACGACTCCTCAGCTGAAACCGGAAGTGTTCAGCTTGCTACGGGATTTTTGGGCACTAGCGTCCAGGGCTCACCAGCAGGTGTAAGGAGTGATACCCCCTCGCAGATTTATGGTGCcccttaa